A stretch of the Vigna radiata var. radiata cultivar VC1973A chromosome 7, Vradiata_ver6, whole genome shotgun sequence genome encodes the following:
- the LOC106767333 gene encoding cationic amino acid transporter 6, chloroplastic, translating to MSNSMKKLSSYLHSLSQTPHRLRKRMLATWTPDQEFNQVRHRSGADMKRKLNWYDLVALGVGGMLGVGVFVTTGSVSLHHSGPSVFISYIIAGISALLSSLCYTEFAVQVPVAGGAFSYLRLTFGEFFGYFAGANILMEYVFSNAAVARSFTEYLSIAFGENDPNVWRVEVHGLPKDYNMLDFPAVAVILILTLFLCHSTKESSVLNLIMTVFHVIFFGFIIIAGYCNGSAKNMVNPKGLAPFGVRGVLDGAAIVYFSYIGYDSASTMAEEVKDPFKSLPIGIVGSVLITTLLYCLMSLSLCMMVPYNKISEKASFSMAFLKIGWSWASNLVGAGASLGIVASLLVAMLGQARYLCVIGRARLVPSWLAKVHPSTGTPLNATIFLGICTASIALFTELDIIIELISIGTLLVFYMVANALIYRRYVITGHAPPSHTLLFLFLLSLSALCFSIAWKFKQQWWGLVLFGGFMIAITAFYHHVMLNTTIAQHSQQQQQHWSVPFMPWPPSISIFLNVFLITTLKTLSFQRFAIWACFITIFYVLYGVHNTYEAEEIEMGGVSVVGDEMNSSVHNLQTKVEIQVY from the exons ATGTCCAACAGCATGAAAAAGTTGTCCAGTTATTTGCATTCCCTATCCCAAACCCCTCACAGGCTCAGAAAAAGAATGCTAGCCACATGGACCCCAGACCAGGAATTCAACCAGGTCAGGCACAGATCTGGAGCTGACATGAAGAGGAAGCTCAACTGGTATGATCTGGTTGCTCTTGGTGTTGGAGGAATGCTTGGTGTTGGTGTCTTTGTCACAACTGGCTCAGTTTCCCTTCACCACTCTGGTCCTTCAGTCTTCATTTCCTATATCATAGCAGGAATTTCAGCCCTTCTCTCCTCCTTGTGTTACACTGAATTTGCTGTTCAAGTCCCAGTTGCAGGAGGAGCTTTCAGTTATTTAAGATTAACCTTTG GGGAATTCTTTGGATATTTTGCTGGGGCAAATATACTAATGGAGTATGTGTTCTCAAACGCTGCCGTAGCAAGGAGCTTTACTGAATATTTGAGCATTGCGTTTGGAGAAAATGATCCAAATGTGTGGAGAGTGGAAGTCCATGGCTTGCCCAAGGATTATAACATGTTGGATTTTCCAGCTGTGGCTGTCATTCTTATTCTCACTCTCTTTCTGTGTCATAG TACAAAGGAAAGCTCCGTGTTGAACCTCATTATGACAGTCTTCCATGTGATTTTCTTTGGATTCATTATAATCGCCGGTTACTGCAATGGAAGTGCGAAAAACATGGTTAATCCAAAAGGTCTAGCACCTTTTGGTGTTAGAGGTGTTCTTGACGGAGCAGCAATAGTATACTTCAGCTATATAGGCTATGACTCCGCTTCAACCATGGCTGAGGAGGTCAAAGACCCTTTTAAGAGCCTACCCATTGGAATTGTGGGTTCAGTTCTGATAACCACTTTGCTCTATTGCTTAATGTCTCTGTCTTTGTGCATGATGGTTCCTTACAACAAG atatccGAAAAAGCATCATTTTCAATGGCTTTTCTGAAAATTGGATGGAGTTGGGCGAGCAATCTTGTTGGGGCAGGTGCAAGTTTGGGCATTGTGGCTTCTCTCTTGGTAGCCATGCTAGGCCAAGCAAGATACCTTTGTGTTATTGGAAGGGCAAGGTTGGTGCCATCTTGGTTAGCCAAAGTACATCCTTCAACAGGCACACCATTGAATGCAACGATCTTTTTGG GAATTTGCACAGCATCTATTGCATTGTTCACGGAGCTTGACATCATAATTGAGTTGATAAGCATCGGCACGCTGTTGGTGTTCTACATGGTAGCCAATGCTCTTATATACCGTCGATATGTAATCACTGGCCATGCCCCACCTTCGCACActcttttgttcctttttctcCTATCTCTAAGTGCACTATGCTTCTCCATTGCGTGGAAATTCAAGCAGCAATGGTGGGGTCTTGTACTTTTTGGTGGGTTTATGATCGCCATCACTGCCTTCTATCATCACGTGATGCTTAATACTACCATTGCCCAACATTCTCAACAACAGCAACAGCATTGGTCCGTGCCATTCATGCCATGGCCACCTTCCATCTCCATCTTTCTAAACGTTTTCCTCATAACCACGCTCAAAACCCTCTCTTTCCAACGCTTTGCCATATGGGCATGTTTCATCACCATCTTCTACGTGCTCTATGGCGTTCACAACACTTATGAGGCAGAGGAGATTGAGATGGGTGGTGTAAGTGTTGTTGGTGATGAAATGAATTCAAGTGTACACAACTTGCAAACTAAGGTGGAGATTCAAGTGTATTAG